One Thermodesulfovibrionales bacterium DNA segment encodes these proteins:
- a CDS encoding 4'-phosphopantetheinyl transferase superfamily protein, producing the protein MRALEHILSADELSRAGRFHFQTDRDHFIAARGLLRSILGMYLKRDPSHLTFCFGPNGKPSIKERTNAKALRFNASHSEGLALFAVALDREVGVDIEYIRPDLSVCDLVAQACSRGEAESLNLLPEHSRLEALYTLWTRKEAYLKAQGTGLTNNLTDIEVIGSPGDLAETIEIRDTQRGTSWILKDLDVAPGFAATLAIERGNLHVRCWQWESEL; encoded by the coding sequence GCATATACTGTCGGCGGATGAATTGAGCAGGGCCGGGAGATTTCATTTTCAGACAGACCGTGACCACTTTATTGCGGCGCGGGGTCTGCTCAGATCAATTCTCGGGATGTATTTGAAGAGAGATCCCTCCCATCTGACGTTTTGTTTCGGACCGAATGGGAAGCCGTCGATTAAAGAAAGGACGAACGCGAAAGCTCTGCGGTTCAACGCCTCGCACTCCGAAGGCCTTGCCCTTTTCGCTGTTGCCCTCGATCGGGAGGTAGGAGTGGATATTGAATACATCCGTCCGGATCTTTCAGTCTGCGATCTTGTTGCTCAAGCCTGTTCTCGAGGAGAGGCAGAATCACTGAATTTGCTCCCTGAACATTCCAGGCTTGAAGCATTGTATACCCTCTGGACCCGTAAAGAGGCATATCTGAAGGCCCAAGGAACCGGGCTTACAAACAATTTGACGGATATTGAAGTGATCGGTTCTCCAGGAGACCTCGCTGAAACGATTGAGATAAGAGACACACAAAGGGGAACGTCGTGGATCCTGAAAGATCTGGACGTCGCGCCCGGATTTGCTGCAACTCTCGCCATTGAGAGAGGAAATCTTCATGTCAGGTGCTGGCAATGGGAGAGCGAGTTGTGA